The DNA segment CATAGAGACCAGAACCCTCACCGCGTCAACAGCTCGTCTCTGCTTAACCAACCCACTAACGAGCGTCCCATACGTGACGTCATTCGGAACACACTTGCTAGACACCATCCTCTCCAAGAGACTCACAGCTTTATCCAGCTTCCCCTTGAGACATAAACCATGAATCAGCGTGTTGTAAGTCACCTCGTTGGGAACACACCCTTTCAGAAACATGTTATCCACAAGCTTCGTCACACGTGTCAAATCCCCTCTCTTGCACAACCCATTAATCAAGACATTATAAGTAACCGAACTCGGTGAGATTCCTTCGCTCTGCATCTCGTCTAACAACAAAACCGCTTCATCGATCCTCTCCTCCTTACACAACCCATCCATCAACGTACAGTAAGTATACACATCAGGCAATAACTTCCTCTCAGGCATCCCCCTGAAGACCTCAACGGCTCTGTCCACAAACCCCAACTTGCACAAAGCctttataactaaattaaaactCAACCCGTTCGGACAAATGTTCATGTTGGAACTCACAACAACGTGGTCGTGAAACTCCAACCCACGGTGGTAGAGACCTTCCTTGAGAATAACGTTAAGCACAGAGTTAAAGGACTTGACGGTGCGTTTGCAGTGAAACTCGCAGACCATTCTGTGGAACAAGTCGACAGCTTTCTCGGGCAAATGCGCTTTCCCGTAAGCTTTGAATATAGCTATGAAGGTGTGCTCTCTCACGGTTCTGTTCTCTAACCTAATTCGAGTTAAGAGATTCTCCACCGAGGCGAAATCGAGTTTAGCGGCGTGGGACTCGATGGCTGAGGAGAGAGTCGAGTCGCCGAGCTTGAAAGAGCCCATCTTGGGAGCGGATTTGAACATCTGATGCGAGATTGGAGGTTCGTCCACTTCGGGTTGTTCCATGGATTGGTTCGGGGAAAGTGAAATAGAAGTGGAGAGGTTAACTGGGTTGGTCGAAAGGATTCGACTTTGGGGGAGGAAGGAGCTGATTCGGATTGGGAATGGGCATTTGGGCATATGAGCTCGAAAGGGGGTTTTCGCTTAAACCCTTATTTGGGAGatttgattgttgttgttgttgtcgcGAGAGAGATGGAGATGAATCAATGCAAACTCTTACGCTTCTCTCTGTGTGGCGTCTGTGAGATTGAAAGAGAGAGTGGATGGAGTACGAGGTTGATCGATTTGAGAGTTTTGTTGATGTGCTTATATTGAAGAGGCAAAATACGAAGAACAAGCGCTTGGGTTGTTCCTGCCTGCCAGCTTCTGTTCTCTCGCTAATATATTGGATGATTACATACTAATATTATGGAGGTGTATTCGATTTCAGAATTAGAGTGACTAATAATGaagaaatatgatattttttttgtcgtaaaaaaaaaaaaaaaaaaaaaaaaaaaaaaaaaaacaaaatagaaatttagattaacaaaattatgattttaaatgcattttaaatttttttttatataaatattttttgcagTGACTTTTATAAATGTGAGTgattttaaagtattttggtAGAGTTTTTCgattaaaatatagaaatctAAATTTTGCCATTGTACAGTACTTTAATtgaataactagattttgacccgcccttatattttttgtttcaatttttttttttcaagaaattTGGTTTTAGATACAACCGGAAAACTataatcataatttaaaataagtttGTGTCTAAAAAACCATTAAAGCTGCAACGGTAATCCAAAATTCTTAAAATACTGAAgacatttgaaatattttttgggATTTTAACCAAAGATTTAAACATAGGtaattttatgttaaatttCAGTATTTGTTcatgtattataaaatttatatgtcatttgttgtttttatttttgaattttgaaaattataaggtatattttagtatataaaattttatgatttaaaCGGATAGTCAAAGCCAAACCAAACCCGTAAAAATATGAActgaaacaaaatttataaatatctaatGAGATGTAAATCACTACTTCCAAAAATTTGAAACCTGAATATACTTAAACAAAAAtctcatcatataattaaactttatattttattaataataaatattacaatattaCCAACTTAAAGATTTAGGAGTCGACTATATATTTAAGCGGATAAAAATAAGAATGATCATGTTTTAATAACACAAGCTATATTTGATCCGCGCTTTTATTTTATGATGTAAAACTTCattaataattttacaattttttttgttaatttgtaaggattttgtctattaaatgtttttgtatttatatcaGCGGTCTTAAATCCAATTCGGATCTGTGGTCAAACCTATAAACCTAGTGATTCGATATGTAATCCGGTTTGTGTTTGAAAAAATATCCATCAATTAAAAACTTGATAACCCGTAAAAACCGCTAAAACCAGAAGCTGCATGTTGAACTTATGGGTGATCGGTATATAATccaattttgtttaaattattgttttaaaatttttaaatttaattttaacgtttgaattaaatatttaaataattattaattttgatattataatACAGTTTAGTATATGTCGTAACTCTAACTTGttataaaaattgtttaaattatatttttatgtgaaatgaaaaataaataatttaaattttaaaattttactatgtttttaaacatggggttttcttttatttttaatattgatatattcataattatatgttaaaataaattaagaacTGACATAGTTATCCACAGTCAATCTAATAACTCAATGAccgaaaaataattagattcaACATTGGGTTTAAAGATTAATTAAACCTTAGTTCATTTCATTCCCATTAATTTGTGtggtgaaaataatatttattaaagtatagtaTCAATTTTACTATTTCCAAATgacgtaatttttatttattggacTTCATAAGGTAGTCGACAGTTTGTAAATTGTAATATTGAAAGTAGTGGATCACTGATATTTTGGAATTTAAAGGGTGACATTACAAAATATGCATACATCTTAGAAGtagttacaaaattattttattagtaacatatatgtatatgacAGGATTGGATCCGAAAATTTTGGAACAAAAGTGgaagttacaaaattattttatcgaGATGGTTATATGATATATTTAGATAATCAATTAGATGCAGTTATATTTTAAGTTGGACTGGACTAATATCAATGGGACATGTtcttgttttaatagtattgatataaatttcataatttttaaaaattatctataacttattaaaattaaatcattttaaatatattcaaattctGTTCAACACACCCCATATATGTAGATCTTGAAGAGCGTTTAAATACGACGGCCTAATTGAAATCCAGCCCGTTTGGAGTCAATGTTTCTGTTTATTTGACCAGTTACTTGGACCAAGTCTGCTATTTGTTTAACCAGCTTTTCAATTgacttaattaaaaacaataatatagTTATTTAATTATTGTCGTTGTACGAAAATTCATCAGGCAAAAGAGATAGATAATAATTTAGGTTATATTACGTCATAATGGAATAGTAAAATGATATAAATTTGTTGACAAGTAAAAGGTTATAATTGAATTGTTTTCCTTCTACAAACTTttttaaaactcaaaagaatATTGTTGTCTGCCGTAACACACCATGTTTATTGCAAAGTCAAGGCTTTGATCGAGTCTCCTACTTTATCATCTTACaggaaaaaaaacatataaaaacaaaagtcTAAACATCTTCCAATTCTTTTccattttctcaaaaatatatgttttccatttgtatttatatataccaTCATAATATTCTACCATCTCCAATTAGAAACAGTTAACTCAAAAACGCTTCAGTTATATCTCTTTTCCTctgtttttgatttttctctctctttcattTTTCCCGGGAAACAACAATCCGAGGAACACACCAGTAAGGTAGATCCATCTACCAAAACCCATCGTGTAATCCAATCAGTGTATTCAGACATGAGTTTAGTCAACGGGAGAGCGTTGACCTCTCTCCTCGCGGCGTTGACCATCATCGCTATCGCCATGGTGGTCGTTGACGCGAGGTTCGTGGTGGAGAAAGAGAGCATAAGAGTTCTAAACCCGGAGGAGATGAGGTCGAAGCACGACGGGTCGATCGCCAACTTCGGGTTACCCGACTACGGCGGGTTTCTAATCGGAGCAGTGGTTTACCCGGATAGTAAAACCGACGGTTGCTCTGCTTTTGGTAAAACCTTCAAGCCCAAGTTTCCTCGGCCCACTATTCTCCTTCTCGATCGTGGAGGTaacaacacaacaacaacaacaaaaaaacatctTTAAAGTTTAAAACATGTGTTCTGTCTTTTTGAATAAACTACAAAAAATCATGTCTGAAAATTTAGATTTGAGTGTAAAAATCTAAACTTTAGTCTCTCATGTTAACTTGAGAAGCCAATAGGACTTGAAAGGGctttttttcaatataaaaataaaaagaattacaAAATTGTTCCAACTTATTGATTCGCACTAAACCTCTGGTAAAGAtttaggctccgaatggtaacgtGTGGACATCTGCGGAATAAGTGTGGTGCAGTTCaaatagtaataaaaatatataaatatataggtACATGt comes from the Brassica rapa cultivar Chiifu-401-42 chromosome A01, CAAS_Brap_v3.01, whole genome shotgun sequence genome and includes:
- the LOC103857964 gene encoding pentatricopeptide repeat-containing protein At4g20090; translated protein: MPKCPFPIRISSFLPQSRILSTNPVNLSTSISLSPNQSMEQPEVDEPPISHQMFKSAPKMGSFKLGDSTLSSAIESHAAKLDFASVENLLTRIRLENRTVREHTFIAIFKAYGKAHLPEKAVDLFHRMVCEFHCKRTVKSFNSVLNVILKEGLYHRGLEFHDHVVVSSNMNICPNGLSFNLVIKALCKLGFVDRAVEVFRGMPERKLLPDVYTYCTLMDGLCKEERIDEAVLLLDEMQSEGISPSSVTYNVLINGLCKRGDLTRVTKLVDNMFLKGCVPNEVTYNTLIHGLCLKGKLDKAVSLLERMVSSKCVPNDVTYGTLVSGLVKQRRAVDAVRVLVSMEGRGYRLNQHVYSVLISGLFKEGRAEEAMSLWKKMGERDCKPNIVVYSALVDGLCREGKPDEAKEILNEMISNGCLPNAYTYSSLMRGFFKAGLSEEAMQLWGEMDITGCSRNEVCYSVLIDGLCGVGKVNEAMMVWSEMLTTGIKPDTVAYSSMIKGLCGIGSIDAALRLYHEMLCQEEPKSQPDVVTYNILLDGLCVHKDVSRAVDLLNCMLDRGCDPDVITCNVFLKSLREKSGACEEGRRFLEELVVRLLKRQRVSGACKVVEVMLSKYLAPKASTWGLIVPEICKPKKINAAIDKCWRNLCT